A region of the Culex quinquefasciatus strain JHB chromosome 1, VPISU_Cqui_1.0_pri_paternal, whole genome shotgun sequence genome:
CTGGACAAAGCATCGTACTCTTCCGGGAAGCATTCTCGTTGAGCGAGGCGCACCAGCTTCTTCAAAGCGACCTCGAGCTCTTCAGCCGTCAACGGACCAACTCTGCGACAATGCTTGTTCGCCGCACGGCTGTTGAAACAGAAGCGGCAGATTACAGCGGTCGTCCGTATTGTCACGGTGTACGACGAATTCGCTGTGAACAGTCTGCAGGGCTCGGCGTCTTGTGCAACTGCAGCGACAGCGTTGTGTTCCTCCAGTTCTTCGTGGTCGAAGTCTGCTGCGTTCGGCACTTGAGCGTGCGGCCAGTGCTGGTGGTCGAGACTCAGCCAATCAGGACCGTTGAACCAGAGCTTTGAGTACTGCAGCTGCATCGGTGTCATGCCGCGAGAAATGATGTCAGCTGGGTTCTCTATTCCGGGCACATGGTCCCAAGATCCGCTCTCCGTCAGGTGTTGAATCTCGGACACACGGTTGGCCACGAACTGGTTCCATCTGGACGGTAGTGACGCAAGCCAGCAGCGTACGATCATGGAATCCGTCCAGAAGAACGCTTTGCCTCGGAAGTTGATGGCGTTGGCCACCTTCTCGTACAGATGCGCCAGCAGCAGAGCGGACGCCAGCTCCAGGCGGGGAATCGACTGCTtacgcttcttcttcttcaggtTCTCGAGCGGTGCGATACGGGATTTGGAGGCCAGCAAGCGTACGGTGACGTCGCCGTTGGCCGAAACGGTTCGGATGTAGATGCACGCACCATAAGCGTTGACTGAAGCGTCGCAGAACCCGTGAAGCTGCACATTCTGGTCATCTGCACCTGTGCCAATCCAGCGGGGTATCGACAGGCTGTCTAGACCGGCTAGATTTCTGCGGTATTCACGCCAGTACTCCTGCAGATCTTCTGGCAGAGCGGCGTCCCAGTCCAGTTCCATGCACCACAGCTTCTGCACGAAGATTTTGCTTGGACGACGACAGGACCGATCAGCCCGTACGGGTCGAAGATCATGGCCATGTCTGAGGCCACGACACGCTTCGTGATCACTGCAACGTCGTTCCACTTTGGCGATCTGAAACGGAAACAGTCCGTACTTGGCTCCCAGACGAGCCCGAGCGTCTTGACGGTTGCGTCAGACGTGTCCAGTTCTAGCAGGGTCCGTTCGTCGCGAAGATGTTCCGGGACGTCGAGCAGGATGTCTCGGGAGTTAGAATGCCACTTTCGCAACGAGAATCCGCCAGATTCCATCAGATCGACCATTTCGGCGACTAGCTCTTTTCCTTCTGCGACCGTGTGCGCACCTGCCAGCATGTCGTCAACGTAGAAGTCACGTTTGAGGACCTTGGCAGCGGATGGATGCGTCTTTTCTCCGATCTCACCGAGTTTTTGCAAGCACTTGGTCGCTAAATACGGCGCAGACGCCGTTCCGTACGTGACAGTTGTCAGCTCGTAGATTCGGATGGGTTCGTCAGCATTGTCTCTCCAAACGATTCTCTGCAGTCTCTGGTCGTCAGGCTGGACGCGAATCATACGGTACATCTTGGCGATGTCAGCGACGATGGCAACAGCGTGAAGTCGAAAGCGTAGCGCAATGTCCAGTAAATCGTCCTGCACAACTGGTCCCACCATGAGCGCATCGTTCAGAGCAACTCCGGTAGACGTGCGACACGAAGCATCAAACACCACGCGGAGCTTCGTAGTGGTGCTGTCCGGCCTCAAGACGCAGTGGTGTGGCAGGTAATACGCTAACTCTCCCCCGGCCGTGTCGCCGGCAACCCGTTTCATGTGTCCCATGGCCTCGTACTCGTGAATAAAATCACTGTACTGTTGTTTCAGGTCTGGATTCGCTGACAGCCGCTTCTCCAGTCCCAGGAAGCGTTTGATGGCTGTTGATCTGGACTCACCGAGACGCTGGACAGCGTACTTTTTTGGGCAGCGTCACAACAAATCTGCCAGTCTCATCACGAACCGTCGTCTCCTCGAACAGCTGCTCGCACAAGGATTCTTCGATCGAGTGCGTGCTCTTGGTGCGGCACGTTTCCAGTTCCCAAAATCTGGTCAGCAGCTCGTCGATTGCCGCGACGGATACGAGAGACGTCGATTCTGGAACGCTGCCGGGAAGCCGGCCGGAAATGATCCAACCGAACACCGTGTTGTGCAGCGTGGGACCGTCTGCAGCTGGTTTCACCCGTTCGTCCGTCAGCAAGTCCATGTAGAACTCGGCACCGATAATGACGTCCACTGGACCGGTTTTGTGGAACTCCGGATCAGCCAGGAACATCCAGTCGGGCAGCTGAATTGTAGCCGGGTCGATGTACGACGTCGGCAACGAGATGTTGAGCTTGGGCAGGACGTGGAACTGCATCTCCGACTCGTACGCTGAAATCCGATCAGAACGCGGACCGACATCTGCACGCACGAGCTGCGTCGACACGCAACGCGACGTTCCGATCCCTTGATCGGCAAATACGACGATTGTCGCATGAATTTGAGTCGTCGCGAGAACTCTCTGGTCATCAAACAGTGCTGTGAGCACGAGTCAAGAAGCGCACGCGCTAGCAGCGTGTTTCCAAAGCGGTCTTTGATACGGATGAGCGCGGTTGACAGGATGATGTTGTGTGTGGGCGTGACGGGTAGTGCAACGTAGTTTTGGCTAGTGGTTTGTGGCTGTGTGGCTTGAGAGTCTGTAGTCTGTAGGTTAGTCGGATTAGCAGGTGCATTGTTGGCTGGAGTGTGTGTTGTCTGATTCGTGTTCTGTGGTCTGGGTTTTTGTCGCTGTACTGAGGTCGTCGCGGTTGGTCTCGACTGCTGTTGTGGAACGGAGGATCTCATCTGATCGTTGTGCAGCATCGAGTGATGTTTCTGGTGACAGTGGTGGCAAGTTCCTCCTTCGCACATCCGCGGGTTATGTCCAGGCTTCAGGCAGTTTCTGCACAGCTTGTTTCTCGAAACAGCGTCGTTGCGCTCCGAGATCGtcatcttctgaaacttgaagCACCGGAACGGGGTGTGCCACGGGCCGCTGCAAAAGTGACACTGGTTGCTGCTCCGCACAGCAGTATGACAGACCGCTGCCTTCGGAGGGCGCTGTTCCGACGGTTTCGCTTTCGCTCGTTGGATCGACTGAAGAACCGAACAGTGGGCGCGCAAGAACTCCAGTAGAGCCTTGTAGGTTGGGACATCCTTGCTGTTGTGGTGGGTCTCCCAATTCCTAAGCGTGGCCGAGTCCAGCTTTGAGCACAGGACGTGCGCCATAACCGTACTCCAGTCGGCAGTCTTTTCGCCCATCTTGTCCAGCATCTGCAGATTTTTCTCAAACTCACCGAGCAGGTGGCTGAGACCGTCGTACGACTCCTTGGTCAGCGGTTCCAGATCCAGAATGACATCGAGGTGGGCTTTCACGATCAGCTTCTTGTTTCCGTACTCCTCCTCCAGCGCGTTCCACGCGACGGAGTAGTTTTCTTCCGACAGGTCGATGCCACTGATCTCCAGCAATGCAGGACCAGAAAGTGACGATTGGAGATAGGTGAACTTGTCCATCGATGTCAGCTTCGAGTTCCGGTGGATGAGACTCTTGAAGGTGTCACGGAAGGTCACCCACTCGCGCAGATTTCCGCTGAAGTTCGGCAGATGAATGTCAGGCAGCTTGACGCGCAACGGAAACGAGGTATCCGCATCACCAACACTTGAGCTGTCTGTGCGACGACCTTGACCGGCCGCTTCGCAATCAGCATCGCCTTGACCTTGCAGAATTTGTTGTCGAACTCCTGTACCACCTGTAGATTGGCCTCTTCACGATGTGACACGACCTCCTGCTTGACCTTCGGCTCCGCATCTGCGTACTTGGCCGCATCCTTTTCTTCCAGCAGCAACTCCAGCTTCGTCCGTAGGTTCGTAAACTCCAGGTAAACGTCGTTCAGCATTCCGAGTCGAACTTCCAGCTGGCACTCGTGTTCTTCCGCCTTGTAGTGCTCGACGAACTGGTTCAGCACCTCCAGCTTGTTCAGCAGGATCTCCTGCTTCTTCCGCAAAGTCTGCAAATCGCCCATCGTGACCACTGATCGCCAACTGAATAACATTCACTTCCACTTTTAGATTCACCGGAAACAGACAGATCGACTCGACGTTCCACGACGCGACCGCGCAAGACAGATTGCGAACTGTACGACCCAGTATTGACAGCAGCGACAGGGGAATCGACCAGGGAACTCCAGAGGACCAGACAGAACGACACAACACTCATGCAACCTGACCAGACTAATAAAAACTCTCgtgcaattttattttcaaaagccaCTTTATTTCGATCCGCAAAAGAGCCAAATTAACCAAGCCACCGTACTACGTGCAAATACTCTCCTGTATCTCCGTCTTGATCCGCCAAATCCGTCCCGAAAGCTCCCAGCGCCAATCAATCACCGACTCCAACGATGACGTCAGCCAACCGGTTGAGATGGTGACGTCGCGACGCTTGCCAAAGCGCGCGCACACCGTGAGTCGCCGTGAGTTCCGCGATGGCGAAATCTTCTTCACCGCACTGCACTAGTCGCCGCCGCCTTTGTTCAACACGAACAATTCACTTTTCTATGCACAATTGTGCCACTGTTCAGCTCcgctttttgggattttttccgcactttttggcacttttttcaCGGATTTTCCGTGCACTTTTTGTCCGTTTTCAGCACGCACCAAAACTGTCCAGGCGCGCTTCTGCACCTCACACTTTGCGCTGCTCTTCGCGAGCAGGCCAACACTTCGCGCACTGAACTGTTCTTCCGCGAAGTGTCCCGAACCTGGCCAGACCGGATCCTTcggatccggttcgaaggaccaaatgTTCGCGCGTGTGGTCGGTTCGGGGATTTCGGACCCAGAAAAACACCGTTTTTGCA
Encoded here:
- the LOC119769526 gene encoding uncharacterized protein LOC119769526 produces the protein MGDLQTLRKKQEILLNKLEVLNQFVEHYKAEEHECQLEVRLGMLNDVYLEFTNLRTKLELLLEEKDAAKYADAEPKVKQEVVSHREEANLQVVQEFDNKFCKVKAMLIAKRPVKVVAQTAQVGNLREWVTFRDTFKSLIHRNSKLTSMDKFTYLQSSLSGPALLEISGIDLSEENYSVAWNALEEEYGNKKLIVKAHLDVILDLEPLTKESYDGLSHLLGEFEKNLQMLDKMGEKTADWSTVMAHVLCSKLDSATLRNWETHHNSKDVPTYKALLEFLRAHCSVLQSIQRAKAKPSEQRPPKAAVCHTAVRSSNQCHFCSGPWHTPFRCFKFQKMTISERNDAVSRNKLCRNCLKPGHNPRMCEGGTCHHCHQKHHSMLHNDQMRSSVPQQQSRPTATTSVQRQKPRPQNTNQTTHTPANNAPANPTNLQTTDSQATQPQTTSQNYVALPVTPTHNIILSTALIRIKDRFGNTLLARALLDSCSQHCLMTREFSRRLKFMRQSSYLPIKGSERRVACRRTYESEMQFHVLPKLNISLPTSYIDPATIQLPDWMFLADPEFHKTGPVDVIIGAEFYMDLLTDERVKPAADGPTLHNTVFGWIISGRLPGSVPESTSLVSVAAIDELLTRFWELETCRTKSTHSIEESLCEQLFEETTYAVQRLGESRSTAIKRFLGLEKRLSANPDLKQQYSDFIHEYEAMGHMKRVAGDTAGGELAYYLPHHCVLRPDSTTTKLRVVFDASCRTSTGVALNDALMVGPVVQDDLLDIALRFRLHAVAIVADIAKMYRMIRVQPDDQRLQRIVWRDNADEPIRIYELTTVTYGTASAPYLATKCLQKLGEIGEKTHPSAAKVLKRDFYVDDMLAGAHTVAEGKELVAEMVDLMESGGFSLRKWHSNSRDILLDVPEHLRDERTLLELDTSDATVKTLGLVWEPSTDCFRFRSPKWNDVAVITKRVVASDMAMIFDPYGLIGPVVVQAKSSCRSCGAWNWTGTPLCQKICRSADDQNVQLHGFCDASVNAYGACIYIRTVSANGDVTVRLLASKSRIAPLENLKKKKRKQSIPRLELASALLLAHLYEKVANAINFRGKAFFWTDSMIVRCWLASLPSRWNQFVANRVSEIQHLTESGSWDHVPGIENPADIISRGMTPMQLQYSKLWFNGPDWLSLDHQHWPHAQVPNAADFDHEELEEHNAVAAVAQDAEPCRLFTANSSYTVTIRTTAVICRFCFNSRAANKHCRRVGPLTAEELEVALKKLVRLAQRECFPEEYDALSRDRAIPNNSRIAALNPRIIDGILCVGGRLQHAAVSDNRKHPYILDHRHPFTKLIVTHYHETMFHAGQQLLISAVRERFWPINIRNLVREVIHKCVDCFRVKPKVLDQLMADLPPERVTPCTPFARVGVDYCGPFQVAYPQRRARPVKCFVAIFVCLVTKAVHLELAADLTTQAFLAALKRFTARRGKPKLVMCDNAKNFVGARRELSELAKLFLSQQFQEEIIRETANDSIEFKFIPARSPNFGGLWESAVKSFKLLFKRTIGLHTLLYDEFQTVLVQIEAILNSRPLTPLSNDPADFEALTPGHFLIQRPLTAIPEPNLDHIPENRLSAWQTVQRYTQQLWKKWSNLYLSDLHNRTKWTKQKDNVAVGTMVLLKDENLPPLKWQLGRVSDIHPGADGNIRVVTVRTKDGSYLRAISKICILPIRDNLSTAQGRTRTPPTAEVERPPHTS